One part of the Oceanispirochaeta sp. M1 genome encodes these proteins:
- a CDS encoding EAL domain-containing protein — MKLNDANSRIEYYFNIEDSEIILLRKKMVSIFVLLYISILFLGLVSGITGFQGIRSPNWKIHTSIRIIYICILFISLITVKKRKLEKLENILVFISISNILSNFIFGYSQFNILSLVGILVSSVFPIQLIHHFVKKLKLKIFLYMVVLFLFYSIGIYFIFMAPENQRESIPVILFISFFLYIMIIFPGLIDSNIRNKLDGIVVQKTLYDDQTGMKNQFMLIKDLADILTNSHKEEKNITVFGIHLMKFERIIEKKGYNFGNLLLKEIGLRLGNLEKDFHIYNISGVLFCLIPKYEYKRNEIEKIIHLINSVFSVSFKVEKEFIEVKYELIATESPEDGRSANRIISNLHNTALRLSSKSSNSQSINWFDHKTHELAERGFLLENDLNNMIKTSEFLLLIQPKVSLYDGKIHGGEFLSRWPHPILGQISPIEFIPLLEENNLMVDFTEAISNEVIRFCDDLHSKIKKVVTFAVNVNASTLQVDSFIKYLIHFSQKISPFILEVEITEDVFLKLDKNLTKNISILKDSNIHLALDDFGTGFSNMSYLQDLNVDTIKIDKIFISTLEFENNSYGIVKALIDMAHTFNIEIVAEGVETTDQRDILQDLGCDIIQGYLYHKPMEMDKFKALMINDR; from the coding sequence ATGAAACTAAACGATGCCAACAGCCGTATCGAATATTATTTTAACATTGAAGATTCAGAGATAATATTACTTCGAAAAAAAATGGTTTCTATTTTTGTATTGCTTTATATTTCGATTTTATTCTTGGGACTTGTCTCTGGTATTACTGGATTTCAAGGAATTCGTTCACCTAACTGGAAGATTCATACTTCTATAAGAATAATATATATTTGTATTCTTTTTATCAGTTTAATTACGGTTAAGAAGAGAAAACTAGAAAAACTGGAAAATATACTAGTCTTTATTTCTATATCTAATATATTAAGTAATTTCATTTTCGGGTATTCACAATTTAATATTCTCTCTTTGGTAGGCATTTTAGTATCTTCTGTCTTTCCCATTCAATTGATTCATCATTTCGTCAAGAAATTAAAGCTGAAAATATTTTTATATATGGTTGTATTATTTCTATTTTATTCAATTGGGATATATTTTATATTCATGGCTCCTGAAAATCAAAGAGAGTCTATTCCTGTTATATTATTTATATCTTTTTTTCTTTATATAATGATAATCTTTCCTGGATTAATTGATTCCAATATTAGAAATAAACTTGATGGAATTGTTGTACAGAAAACATTATATGATGATCAGACAGGAATGAAAAATCAATTTATGCTTATAAAAGATTTAGCTGATATTCTTACCAATTCTCATAAAGAAGAAAAAAATATTACAGTTTTTGGAATACATTTGATGAAATTTGAAAGGATAATAGAGAAAAAAGGATATAATTTTGGTAATCTTTTATTAAAAGAAATTGGTCTGAGATTGGGTAATCTTGAGAAGGATTTCCATATCTATAATATTTCAGGAGTCCTTTTTTGTTTAATTCCAAAGTATGAATATAAAAGAAATGAAATAGAAAAAATAATACACTTAATCAATAGTGTCTTTTCAGTTTCTTTCAAAGTAGAAAAAGAGTTCATCGAAGTAAAATATGAACTTATTGCCACGGAATCTCCTGAAGATGGTAGAAGTGCTAATCGAATTATCTCAAACTTACATAATACAGCTTTACGTTTATCCTCTAAGTCATCTAATAGTCAGTCTATAAATTGGTTTGACCATAAAACCCATGAACTTGCAGAGAGAGGGTTCCTACTGGAAAATGATCTTAATAATATGATTAAGACGTCTGAATTCTTATTACTCATACAACCAAAGGTAAGTTTATATGATGGAAAAATCCATGGGGGTGAGTTTTTATCAAGATGGCCTCATCCTATTTTAGGGCAAATTTCACCTATCGAGTTTATTCCGTTATTGGAAGAAAATAATCTCATGGTGGACTTTACTGAAGCTATTAGTAATGAAGTAATCAGATTCTGTGATGATTTACATTCGAAAATTAAAAAAGTAGTAACATTTGCAGTAAATGTTAATGCCTCAACCCTACAAGTGGATTCTTTTATTAAATATTTAATACATTTTAGTCAAAAAATATCCCCTTTTATATTGGAAGTTGAAATTACAGAAGATGTATTTTTGAAGCTGGATAAAAACCTCACTAAAAACATAAGTATATTAAAAGATAGTAATATTCACCTGGCCCTTGATGACTTTGGCACAGGTTTTTCAAATATGAGTTATCTACAGGACTTGAATGTTGATACAATCAAGATTGATAAAATATTTATATCTACTTTAGAATTTGAGAATAATTCATATGGTATTGTTAAAGCTCTTATTGATATGGCTCATACGTTTAATATCGAGATAGTAGCTGAGGGAGTTGAAACAACAGATCAAAGAGATATCCTTCAAGATTTGGGTTGTGACATCATTCAAGGTTACCTTTATCACAAACCGATGGAAATGGATAAATTTAAAGCTTTAATGATAAATGACAGGTAG
- a CDS encoding uroporphyrinogen decarboxylase family protein: protein MSSIVDYIMELGHVPVLPLMGVNGIKLTNTTLKENLTDVETQLKTLRALRNKFQPDGMCMLMDLTVEAEAIGLPVRIEENESPVVSGHNINTMEDLEAVKNAWSGNGGRMDLFADVVKNMVADNDGLTIPYVSGPFTLAGEMMGVNELTMNTILDPDLVKAFLPVAVEVISDYTRKLFEAGADMVCVLEPTAMMISPDQFEEFSLAPFREILTNVENKPLILHICGNTSHLIEKMGTSGAAALSLDWQIDMEDSINKIPRDVLLIGNLDPVKVFLQGTPESVKADTAALIEKMKPYRNFVLSSGCDLPLETPDENLGAFMEAARELLPL from the coding sequence ATGTCGTCAATTGTGGATTATATTATGGAACTGGGTCATGTCCCGGTTCTCCCCCTCATGGGTGTTAACGGTATAAAGCTGACAAATACAACTCTGAAAGAGAATCTGACGGATGTGGAAACACAGTTAAAAACGCTGCGGGCTCTGAGGAACAAGTTTCAACCCGATGGCATGTGTATGCTTATGGATCTTACAGTAGAAGCTGAAGCTATCGGACTGCCTGTTAGAATCGAAGAAAACGAAAGTCCCGTTGTTTCCGGACATAATATCAATACGATGGAAGACCTTGAGGCCGTAAAAAATGCCTGGTCTGGAAATGGTGGAAGGATGGATCTTTTTGCTGATGTTGTTAAAAACATGGTCGCAGATAATGATGGTTTGACTATCCCCTATGTCAGCGGACCCTTTACCCTGGCAGGAGAGATGATGGGGGTTAATGAGCTGACAATGAATACTATCCTGGATCCCGATCTGGTTAAGGCCTTCCTACCTGTTGCCGTTGAGGTCATTTCTGATTATACCAGGAAACTTTTTGAAGCCGGGGCGGATATGGTTTGTGTTCTGGAACCTACAGCTATGATGATATCTCCCGATCAGTTTGAAGAATTCTCATTGGCTCCCTTCAGGGAGATCCTCACCAACGTGGAGAATAAGCCTCTGATTCTCCATATCTGCGGCAATACATCCCACCTGATAGAGAAGATGGGAACCAGTGGTGCAGCAGCTCTCAGCCTTGACTGGCAGATCGATATGGAGGATTCCATTAATAAGATTCCCCGGGATGTACTTCTTATCGGAAACCTTGATCCTGTAAAGGTTTTTCTGCAGGGGACTCCTGAATCAGTTAAAGCGGATACGGCTGCATTGATTGAAAAGATGAAACCCTACAGGAATTTTGTATTGAGTTCAGGATGCGATCTGCCTCTGGAAACTCCGGATGAGAATCTTGGGGCTTTTATGGAAGCCGCCAGGGAATTGCTTCCGCTTTAA